ctccaatttcgattttctttttcagtatgtctttggctattcggggtctctttcctttccaaataaatttcatagttagtttttctagttccttaaagaaggctgcattgatttttattgggattgcgttgaatgtgtagatcaattttggtaggatagacatcttaataatgttcagtcttcctatccatgaacaaggaatagtcttccatttatttaggtcttctttgatttccttgaacaatcttgtatagttctcagtgtataagttctttacctctttagttaaatttattcctaagtatttgatttttttatttactattgtgaatggtatttgtttcttgatttcctcctgatcttgctcattattggtgtacagaaatgctactgatttttgcgcattgatcttataacctgcgactttactaaactcatttatgagttctagaatcttcgttgtagatctctcagggttttctatgtataggatcatgtcatctgcaaataatgaaattttgacttcttcctttccaatttgaatgccttttatttctggttcttgcctcagtgctcgagcaagtacttctaagacaatgttaaataggagcggcgacagtgggcatccttgtcttgttcctgagtttagagggaaggagtctaggatttctccattgtaaacaatgttggctttaggtttttcatatatactctttatcatgttcaaaaaatttccttgtattccaatcatttggagtgtttttatcaagaaagggtgctgtattttgtcaaatgctttttctgcatcaatagatataatcatgtgatttttttccttcaatctgtttatatggtgtattacattgattgattttcttatgttgaaccatccttgcatacctgggatgaatcccacttggtcgtggtgtataattcgtttaatgtgttgttgaatacgattagcaagtattttgttaagtatttttgcgtctaggttcattagagaaattggtctgtaattttcctttcttgtggtgtctttgtttggctttggtactagggtaatgttggcatcatagaaggagttgggtaatgttctttctgtttcgatggtttggaatagttccagcaggattggtgtcagttctttctggaatgttttatagaattcacctgtgaagccatctggccctgggctcttcttagttgggagatttttaataactgattctatctctctgcttgtgattggtttgttaagatcatcaatttcttcttttgtcaatatgggctgtttatgtgtttctaggaatttgtccatttcctctagattgtcatttttgttggaatatagtttttcaaaatatcctcttatgatagtctttatttctgtggggtcagtggtgatattgcctttctcatttcttattttgtgtatttgcatcttctctctttttttctttgttagtgttgctaaaggtttgtcaattttgttaatcttctcaaaaaaccagctcttggtcttgtttatctgttccagtgctttcttattttctatttcatttagttctgctcttatctttgttatttccttccttcttcttcctgttgggttactttgttgttgtttttctaattccttcaaatgtgcagttagttcttcaatttttgctctttcttcttttttgatatatgaatttatggctataaacttccctctcagtactgcttttgctgcatcccataaattttggtatgttgtgttatcattatcatttgtttcaaggtagtcattgatttcttttgagatttcctctttgacccactgtttttctaagagtgtgttgtttaatttccaaatcgtggtgtgaaatctgggcttctttcccttgcaaatctccagcttgactccactgtggtcagagataatgttttgtatgatttcaatctttctgaattcattcagcctttctttgtggcctagcatatgatctatcttggagaatgatccatgtgcgcttgagaaaaatgtatatcctgctgtgtttgggtgtagcgatctatatatgtctattagatcgagctcctctaatatactattcagatgttttgtttctttggtgattctcttttgagatgttctgtccagagttgatagtggtgtattaaaatcccccactataattatagatgtatctattctttcacttagtttttccagcgtttgcctgacgtatttagaggcacccttgttaggggcatagatatttatgattgttcgatcttcttgacagattttccctttgactaaaatgtagtatccttctttgtctctcacaattgtttcacatttaaagtctattttgtctgatattaatatagctactcctgcctttttttggttattgttagcttgtatgattgttttccagcctttcactttcaatctccatgcgtctctgggtctaagatgtgtctcttgtagacagcatatggatgggtcatatttccttatccaatgtcccagtctgaatcttttgataggtgagtttaatccgttgacattcagtgttattactatcaaggaattatttgtgttagccatactttgattggatttgtgtttgtcatattttgtttgtatatttttttttgtcttttttgttgttgttgttggtcttatactctcctccaactttgcctttcctgttttttcctttcttcctgcagcactccctttagaatttcttgaaggggaggtttcttgttggtatactctttcagtttctgtttgtctgcaaatattttgaactctccatcatatttgaatgctagtttagctggataaagtattcttggttggaaatttctttcctttagtaccttgactatatcataccactgttttcttgcctccatggtttcagaagagaaatcagcacttaatctaattgagcttcccttgtatgtgatggttttcttttctcttgctgcttttaggattttctctttgtcttgagcattggataatttgacaagtatatgtcttggggtgggcctgttggggtttatgacttgtggagtgcgctgtgcttcttggatatgtacatctgtctctttcagtagatttgggaagttttcagccattatttcctgcaacactctttctgacccctttcccttctcttcactttctggaatgcctataatacgtatgtttgagcgttttgcattgtcattcaggtccctaaatcctaattggattttttctatcttcttattgaccccttctactatctgtttgatttctgatgtactgtcttccacatcactaattctctgctctgtctcttctagtctgctgatatttgctgcaagtgtatttttgatttcttgaactgtggtgttcattcccatcatatctgttatgtttttgcgtatgtctgcaatttcccctccaagtgatgtcttcatgttgttaacctctttcattactgcatcaaatttgtcggtgataaatgttctgagatctttcattgcttgtgccaagttttgctccccttcgtgattattggtttgttgattggattcagccatgttttcctgattattggtttggttcgtagatttttgttgctttctggtcatctctttattttgacgaatttaatcagttccttagcttctttgtctgctcttggaggttaattagttgttatttttgcacaggtgttatatcttctctttgtcacttttttcttcttattctagttacttgttgttggttaagttcactttagaggaaagtattagtgttggggaaaggcaattgtgtaagcaagggaaaagtgtaaagttgtattggtgatgtatgttaataaagcaggaatatgagatctggaaggatggaggttagattcatgtagattgtatagagttatagctgtaggtagagtaccttttatgaagttgatgaccgaatttgggaggaatatggtatgaactacacagctattgttttcatgagagagggaaaaagaaaagaaaggtaatagtttcaagagtggataatagacagaaaacagaacaaaggtattagaaattaagagttagacactttgtggatcaaagaacgggaggtggggggtggaatataggagagacagtagatgatagtggatatcaagatgcaggggaagggggatagtgtaggtagcctaaatcagttcacacagaaatgaggcagtggaggatgggaaaacccagcaaatgtgaggtgttccctgtagcacctattgtatacttgaattaaagtaaaaataagtggaagatgagggacaagagggaaagagaaaaccgaaaacaaaaaaaaaactaattataataaagaaaaaagaaaggcaagaagaaaggaagaaagaaaaagaggatgggcaaacggtggggaacggatagggcgaagagagatacaggtacacacgtgtcacaattgcaacactatctaaaacaacagcttcccccccgctttgccctaaaaccccccgtctgtctgcccaaatgggtctgcaagcacctcccttcccacaaacccccaataggccgcccagggcccacgaactccccagtactgcagatgctcaaaaaaaaaaaaaaaaaaaattaagtaaaataaattaaaaaaaaacaaacaaacaaacaaacaaacaaacaaaaataacagaaacccctccgcaggcccggctccgcccgccgcggaggcttggaccggctctgcccggctcctcatgctgccttggcctggcctggctccgcccagctccgctcgctacagcggtccagccggctccggcgtccacctcccgccaccgcggcctggaccggccctgcccggctccgtacccgctgcggcctgcaccggccccgccccgctccaaacgctgccgcggcccgcagccggggcctgcaccggccccgcccggctccaagcgctgccgcggcccgcagccggggcctgcaccggccccgcccggctccaagcgctaccgcggcccgcagccggggcctgaaccggccccgcccggctccaaacgctaccgcggcccggctcggcctggctcggccccgcccggccccgctcaccgccggtgcagcgcggcccggctccggcgtccgcagctgcggcccggcctggctcagccccaccgagcggggctagatgcctcgtctccgcctacccaaggagggaatcctctacaggtagctgggatctccgtgtatatttcacagacgaatcccctctgttaccttccctccaaatcgatgtccagacacttccggaccagcaaaaatcccgaaacaatccggtcccaaagagtctccaacgccgcccagccgattccctgcagaagactctaacagggatgttcactcagccgccatcttgccccgtaAGATTTTAATTTGCAGGAATCATGGCATTCTGAAAGAGGATTTCACATCTGCTTATTAAATATCTAGTTGGGTCTCACCTTTTTCATCAAGAAATCAGCTCAGCTGTTAAGTGTAGAAGTGGAAGCCTTGAGTCTTAAATGTTTTAATTGAAATTTACTGAATTGTGGTATATATGTGTGGTAGAAAGTTTGCAGAAATAGAACCAAATTTCAAAGATTCTCagaatccattttttttctacAGGACTGTAGAGCTCCTACTTTTTGATTCTGAGCTTGGCTTCAAGGATCTTGTGTATTTTAGACAAGGGAATGTACTGTGAGTGTCAGCATGCTTCAAGACACCTTGAAGTGATTCTAGTTCTCCTACTGGAATGTTGACAGTGCATTTGAGCAATTAGAGCTGGCAGATGATGGTACATGTGCAGCAGAAGCCAGTTATCTCAGTAAAGGCCACTCTAAACTAGCCTCTATTCAGAAAAGCCATGAGTATGAAAGTGGTCCAGAAAGAATCCGCAGAGCCGTACGTGCTGACACAGATGAATGTAGCCCCTGAGGAGCTCTGCAGACATCAACACAAATCCATCCCATACATGGATGAAACAATAAAAGCATTGTCTTAAACCAGGTGTATTGGGATTGCCTGTTATGCAGCAAAAACTAACTGGTATGATCAGAATAATCAGTTGCTTCTTAATTTTATGATTCCTTCATATATATGAAGACAGCCTTTGTAATCACACTTCTCTTATAGGTGATTTCAGGTTGTGTATTAAAAATAGATTATTTCTGAGTTTCTATTATGTGTAAGAAGCACTTGTTGAAAGGACATTTtagtttcttcaaaaataaattgtGCCCTGACTCAGGACACTCCATACTGAGGGAAATCATTGGGCATGGTTTCAGGCTCTTTTTTTTACTCATTCTTTTGTCATGAGAATTGAAAGTAGTTTTAAACATTAAGGCTAAAAATGGGATCATAGGGTCAATACACAGATTATTCACTAACAAAACTTTCAAAGTTTAAGAGGAAATTTAGAAAAAGGGTATGTGTTTTGTTTACAGGAATGGAAagtgtcttatttattttccattaacaTAATAAAGACCGTGCAACTCAgtccaaatattcacagataaacagaaattaagagagtgtgTCCACGAGAATTCTGCCcttcaataataataaagggagttctgcaggacgAAAGGAAAAAACCGgagggacagagttggaggagagtgtaagagcaactaaaaaagacaaaaagtgggaaaaatcaagcaaaatatgacaaacacaaattcaaagaaaatatgtctaatataagtaattccttgaaagtaataatacagAATGTCAATTCATTAAACTCACCTGTCTAGAGAGtcagactggaagaatggataagaaaaatgaCCTGgagccgccgcccccgccgccgcgggTTCCCAAGCCGAGGGAGCCGCCCCGCCGCCGCGGGTTCCCAAGCCGagggagccgccgccgccgccccgagGCCACTAAATCCCCCAGCACCGCCGCCCCCGCCACCGCGGGTTCCCAAGCCGAGGCAGCCGCCGCCCGGAGGCCACTAAACCCGCCGCCGCTCCGGGTTCCCAAGCCGAGGAAGCCGCCGCCCGGAGGCCGCTAAACCCGCCGCCGCCCCGGGTTCCCAAGCCGAGGGAGCCGCCGCCCGGAGGCCGCTAAACCCGCCGCCGCCCCGGGTTCCCAAGCCGAGGGAGCCGCCGCCGCCCCGAGGCCGCTAAACCCGCCGCCGCCCCGAGGCCGCTAAACCCGCCGCCGCCGCGGGTTCCCAAGCCGAGGGAGCCGCCGCCGCCCCGAGGCCGCTAAACCCGCCGCCGCCGCGGGTTCCCAAGCCGAGGGAGCCGCCGCCGCCCCGAGGCCACTAaacccgccgccgccgccgccgccccgagGCCGCTAaacccgccgccgccgccgccgccccgagGCCGCTAaacccgccgccgccgccgcctgaGGCGCGGACTCGGCAGGAAGCGGCCCCAGGCTGGGAGCGACGCTCAGAAGCGCCTCTGCGCCCTGCAGGCCTCCACGGGAACCACCGTGGATAAAAGTGACTAGTACAGGAAGCCAACTGCCGAGCAGGCCGAGCTGTGACGACAGGCTGCAGCCATGAAGGCGGTCACGGAGCTGCGGCGTGAGCTTTCCAATGAGGAGAGAAACCTGCTCTCTGTCGCCTACAAGAACGTGGTGGGCGCCCGCCGCCCTCCTGGCGTGTCGTCTCCAGCTCTGAACAGAAAACTGAGAGGAATGAGGAGCAGCAGCAGATGGGCACAGAGTACCGtgagaagacagaggcagagctgCGGGACATCTGCAATGATGTTCTGGAGCTGGTGGACAAATACCTTATTCCCAAGGCTGCACAACCAGAAGGTGAGGTGTTATACTTGAAAAGGAAAGGAGATTATTCTAGAGACCTTTCTGAGGTGGCATCTGGAGACAGTAAACAAACCACTGTGTGGAACTCCCAGCAGGCTTACCAGGAAGCATTTGAAATTAGTAAGAAAGAAATGCAGCCTACACACCCAGTTCGACTTGGCCTGGCACTTAATTTCTCAAGCCTTATTATGAGATTCTAAATTCTCCTGAAAAGGCCCGCAGCCTGGCAAAAACGGCATTTGATGAGGCGATTGCTGAATTGGATGCACTCAGTGAAGAATCTTACAAAGACTGCTCCCTGATCATGCAGTTATTAGGGACAATCTCACTCTGTGGACGTCAGAAAACCAGGGAGATGAAGGAGATGCTGGGGAGGGAGAGAACTAATGCCTTGCGTGCTTCATGATCTATTCAGTGTCACTCTGTACCCTGCACGTACTTTGCTttgtgagattaaaaaaaaaaaaaaaaaaaggactcttaCGTTGACTTTCGATTTTCCACAACCTCAGCCTAGCAAAAATGATCCATGGGATAAACAGTTGGTGTTTGTACCTAAAACTCAGATTGGTTACATAAATGTCATGGCATTCTGAAAGTTTTGATTGTGATTAATATAGACAGGATTACTGTGTgtttagaaaaaaaaactgaacactGTGATTATGGGATTTTGTAATTTAGCAGAACTCTTGTTGGTAGAAAAAATAGGCCAGAATTATGTGTAACTTTTTGGAAAGTTTAATCTGATATCAAAATAGTAACTGAAATACAATTCCATTGTAAAGTTGTACAGAAAGTTATAGAGATTATATTGCGATGCTGGGACTTGGAGTGAGACCCTGTCACTTGGCATTTGAGTTGAACAGTAACTCACGGTAGTTCCTCCTGTTGTTCAGGGGTTATAGACACTTCACCAGTTTGTGCTGTTCTTTCAAAAGCTCATAACTATAAATGTCCAGTGTCTTCCTCTGAGGAAACTCCAGTCCTGAAATTGACATTCTTTGTGGCAGATAACTGGGTTATGACATCATGGAAAGGTCCAGTGCTCATATAACACACAAGACTAAACCCCCTTTCCTACACAGTGTGTTAACCAATTTGCATCCTGTGCTTAAGTAGTGGAATCTGTTTTCCTTGTAACCACTgagctaaagaaaaagaaagatatgcaTCTTAAGAACGGCCTTATCTGCTTGCTGGCTAATGCCTTTGAGAATAGTACTCTGCAGAGATTAGATTGTCTTTTCCTTGTGGAGTGCTCAAATCTTTTGGGCTCTTCTAGCTCCGGGCTTTTAAATTTTGACATCTTAACATTCTTTCCCACTGTCTTTATGAATGTTGACTTCggttttctcttccctctctagatttccatccttctgcctccttacattttttttctttttgaattctaTCTTTGTCTTTTGTTCACTGTTTAATACTATATGGGCAAATAGGGTCCTATACGGGGTGAAAGAAGTTGGCAGGCACCTGGGAGAACAGGTCTTGTGGCAGAGTGGCGAAGAGCTGCCAGCACATAGCTCTGGCTTCCTCCAGTTCTCAGCATGGTTGTTGCTCTTCAGTTCCAAgatctgaattaaaaaaaagtattttaaatatccaCAATTACTCCCTGTAATGCAGCCAGCCCTGATAAGGCTTGTTAGTACCTGTCACCAGATCTCCCAAGTGTATTCATCGACCTAGGTTCTCAGACATGTTTAAACAAGATGTAGGATTTTGCATGAACACAGACGGCAGTGGAGAGAATCAGGAGTAGCCAGGCCTGTCGGTCTCACAGCATCACCCTTCTACCTTTTAATATTCCATGTAGCTGTAAAATCCATCTGTTTGTCCATCTgctaaaatgagaaaagaaaaattcatgcactgatttaaaacaaaacaaaacaaaaaaacgaaaAATCCTCCTTTCTAGCTGAACAAAACATGCAATTAATCCTTGGTGCTTGATAAACGCGGTAGTGAATGTGGAACTGAGCCTGTCTATATATCTGGTAGCTctttcttgctttgttttttccttagcAGTATTCTGCCTAATGTTTGCTTCTGTGATGGTTATATAGCCTAGCAAGTACCCATGGTTGTGAGAatagcaaaaagagaaaaatccctGGTTATTGATGTCCTAGATTTGTGTATGTCTTTTAAACAGTTCTAGTTTCACCTTACAcagaataatcaggaaaagtgTAAAAAttcaaaagtgaaataaaaaaacatatgagtttgaaaaaaatgaaaatacaacccatctatatgcgtatacaagaaacacatcttagacccagggaaacaaggaggttgaaagttaatggctggaaaacaatcttacaggcaaacaataaccataaaagggcaggagtagctatactaatatcagacaaaattgactataaaatgcaaaactattatgagagacaaagagggaTGGTACAAATTAGTGAAAAAgataatctttaaagaagaaagaacaatcacagacatttatgcccctaacaagggcacctacaaatatgtgaggcaaacactggaaaacctaagtgaaggaatacacgcctctacaattatagtgcgGGAGTTTAATACATCACCATCAcgtttggacagaacatctcaaaagagaagcaataaagaaacaatgattttgaacaatatattagaggagtaggaactaatagacatatacagaatattacacccaaagaCAGCAGGGTATACTtatttctcaagtacacatggatcattctccaagatagactacatactaggccacagagaaagtctcaatgaattcagaaagactggattcatacaaaataattttgctgacaacaaaggaatgaagctggaaatctgcaagggcaagagactcagatttggcaacaagatatggaagttaaccacacagtcttagaaaaatggaggtcaaggaggaaatctcaaaagaaatcaataaatatattgaaactaatgaaaatgatagcacaacatatcaaaacttttgagatatagcaaaagcagtactgagagggaaatttatagccataaattcatacataaaaacaagaagaaaaacctaaatatatgagccaagaccaaaaagatcttggaaagcaatgtatggaagcatctacaggaccttgtaataggaaatgccttcTTG
This genomic interval from Dasypus novemcinctus isolate mDasNov1 chromosome 30, mDasNov1.1.hap2, whole genome shotgun sequence contains the following:
- the LOC101442624 gene encoding LOW QUALITY PROTEIN: 14-3-3 protein beta/alpha (The sequence of the model RefSeq protein was modified relative to this genomic sequence to represent the inferred CDS: inserted 3 bases in 3 codons; substituted 2 bases at 2 genomic stop codons), producing MDKKNDLEPPPPPPRVPKPREPPRRRGFPSRGSRRRRPEATKSPSTAAPATAGSQAEAAAARRPLNPPPLRASTGTTVDKSDXYRKPTAEQAELXRQAAAMKAVTELRRELSNEERNLLSVAYKNVVGARRXSWRVVSSSEQKTERNEEQQQMGTEYREKTEAELRDICNDVLELVDKYLIPKAAQPEGEVLYLKRKGDYSRDLSEVASGDSKQTTVWNSQQAYQEAFEISKKEMQPTHPVRLGLALNFSSXYYEILNSPEKARSLAKTAFDEAIAELDALSEESYKDCSLIMQLXRDNLTLWTSENQGDEGDAGEGEN